In Malania oleifera isolate guangnan ecotype guangnan chromosome 8, ASM2987363v1, whole genome shotgun sequence, a single window of DNA contains:
- the LOC131162573 gene encoding uncharacterized protein LOC131162573 yields MHIREKGYVSWPEPVHTPSYKLNMSKYCQFHKDHGYDTEECIHLKNEIEALIKRGHLSGFVKRGDHRREAREQKRPDVEEKGEQIIREIVFIFGKTANGGDNRGARKRYAKQVLLKGSQMVRNKSKKTLSPSTGKMRREYNSLMMMPWWCRY; encoded by the coding sequence ATGCATATAAGAGAAAAAGGATACGTTTCATGGCCTGAACCTGTGCATACGCCCTCGTATAAGCTAAATATGTCGAAGTACTGTCAATTTCACAAGGATCACGGGTATGACACAGAGGAGTGCATTCACCTCAAAAATGAAATTGAAGCCCTGATAAAAAGAGGTCACCTATCAGGGTTCGTGAAAAGGGGAGACCATCGAAGGGAAGCTCGAGAGCAAAAAAGACCTGATGTAGAAGAAAAGGGAGAGCAGATCATCAGAGAGATTGTCTTCATCTTCGGCAAAACTGCCAATGGCGGAGATAACAGAGGTGCTCGGAAGAGATATGCCAAGCAGGTGCTCTTAAAAGGAAGTCAGATGGTAAGAAACAAAAGCAAGAAGACACTATCACCTTCAACAGGGAAGATGAGGAGGGAGTACAACAGCCTCATGATGATGCCCTGGTGGTGTCGCTATTAG